The Streptomyces noursei ATCC 11455 sequence CCACCCCCACCGCGATCGTCCGGGCCGCGGCCCTGCCGTTCTGCGCCTTCGTCCTGGCCCTGGGCATCGTGGTCCGGGCCGTGGTCGACAACGGACTCGCCAACGCGCTGGGCCACCTGGTACCCGGCGGCACAAGCCTTCCGGCCCTCCTCGCCATCGCGGCACTGGCAGCCGTACTGGCCAACATCATCAACAACCTGCCCGCCGTCCTGGTCCTGCTCCCCCTGACCGCCCCCACCGGCCCCGGCGCCGTCCTGGCCGTCCTCCTCGGCGTCAACATCGGCCCGAACCTCACCTACGCCGGCTCGCTGGCCACCCTGCTGTGGCGAAGGATCGTGCGCGAACACGACACCGACGTGGCCCTGGGCGAGTTCACCCGACTCGGCCTGCTCGCCGTACCGGCCACCCTGCTGTTCGCCGTGGTGGCACTGTGGACCTCACTCCAAGCGATCGGAGGCTGAACACCGTGACCGTCATCGTCTGGATCGTGGAGGGCACCTGGCCCGCCTGCGTCGACGCCGCGCGCACCCACACGCCCGCGGACGCCGACATGGTGCTGCTCCACGTCACCGGCCACGAGGTGCCGGACGCCGCGCACGGCGCCTACGCCGGACTGCTGGGCCGATCACGCCCCGACCGCGACCCGGGCACCGCCGTGGAACACCTCGCCGCCGCCTCCGCCGAACAGCTCCTGGCCAGCGCGGCCGCGCGCCTGGGACGCCCCTCTAGCCGGCAGGAACGCTCGGGCCGCGTCGAACGGGAGGTCGTGGCCGCCGCAGAAGGCGCCGACCTGCTCATCCTCGCCCGCGACGGCGACCGCACCCACCTCGGCCCCCGCAGCCTGGCTCCCGCCAGCCGCTTCATCGTCGACCACGCCCCCTGCCCCGTCCTGCTGGTCTGGCCGGAGACCGCACCCAGCACCGCCACCATCCCGCCACCACCCCACCACCGCTAGTACTCCAGTAGGCAGTACTCCAGCGAGAAAACGTCGCTTGACCTGGTTCTTCTTTCGTTGCTCGTCGACCCACCCCATGGCGGACCCGACCGGGACGGTGAGCTGCTTCGCCTCATCGGCCAGGACGTCGGACGACGCTGACCGAAGACCGCAGCCGTGACCACTGGGTTCGAGCACCACTCCCCGACGCGTGATCAATGCACCTAGGAGTGCCAGACGCCCGTGGAGCAAGCGAGTGAGGTCGCGTACGCGGCGCAGGTGACCGTGGGCATTGGCGCGGGCAGGCCCCGTCTCGGCCGATGGCGCAGGAAACGGCTGGAGGAGCAGTTCGCCGAGCGGATCGGCGGGGAGGCGGTCGACGCCCTGCGGACGACGCTGGAGGCGCCGTGGCGGTCAGCTCCGCGGCGTCCCGCCCCAGTTCTCTTCATCTCGTTCACCGCGAAAATCACCCGACAGTGCGGGGCATGGGCCTTGATCTCCCGGGCGCACGCGAGCGCGGCCTGGAACTGCGGGCGGACCCGCACCCGGGTGCTGATCTTCTCGGCGAAGATCTGGTCCCGGGGGATGCCGCGTTCGGCGAGCGCGTCGAGCTGCGACTGGAGTACCGGCAGGGTCGTGCGGTCAGCTCAGGAAAGACAGCCGGACATGGCGTTCTGGGGTGTCCCGGTCGGTGCTCACGAGTACGACGGACTGCGAGGTCCCCAGCTCAAGCTCACCGTCGACTACGGGCAACGTGGCGTGTGGTGGGACCAGAGCCGGGAGCATGTGGGCGCTGCTGCGGTCAGGACTGCCGTGGCGGTCTTGCCAGCGGTCGTCGGCGGGAAGAAGGTCGCGGAGGGCCGCCAACAGATCATTGTCGCTGCCCGCGCCGGTCTCGATGACGGCCAGGCCGGACGTCGCGTGGGGGGTGAAGATGTTCAGCAGTCCGTTTCGCCCGTGAGCGACCTCTCGGAGGAAGACGGAGCATGCGTTCGTGAGGTCGTGCAGGGTCTCGGTGGAGCCGGTCGTGATGTTGATCGTGCGGGTGGTGAAGGTGCCAGCCATGGTTCACCGGTACCCGTCGCGGAGCCTGAGCGCTGACGGCCGGATGGGTGAACAGCATGCGCTTCGCGTCAGCCCCGTTCCTCCTCTTCGGCTTCCATGAGCCGGATTCCCTGGTGCGTCAGCGTGACCATTACGGGTGTGTTTCCTTGTTCCCAGTCGACGGTGACGAGCCCTTCGCCCACCAGATATGCGCATGCGGCGGCCAGATCCCGCTCGGGGATCTGAAGATCGTCGCGTAGCTTCGCCCCGGTGACGCCGAGGAAGCGATTGCCTTCCGTGGTCTCGTACAGGGCCTTCATGATCGCTTCGCGGTAGTGCTTCCGCTCTTGCAGGGTTGCCATGATCGCTGTCCACTCGTGCCAGCGCCGGACTCGGAGCCTGCGGGCCTTCGCTTCAGATTTCGTCCGCCTGGGTGCGGGCGTCCCCGGAGGATCGGCTGGATACCAGCCAGGGCTGCGCCGGCTCCGGTGTGCGGGTGGTGTCGATGGTGAGGTGGAGGCGGGTTCCGCCCGAGTCGTCGACGGGGTAGCTGCGCTGTTCGGTGGCGGCGAAGTGACATCGGAGGGCTTCTGCGACCTGACGGGCGGCTTCGGGGGACGCGGCGACGATGCGTACGTCGGCGCGCCCGGCCGAGGGGAGTTCCGGGGACTTCATGGTGACCTCGCTTGCGTGGGACGGCAGGATGACGTGTCGGTGGGTGTGATGCCGTTGCGTCACACCCACCGCCCCCGGTCAGAAAAAGGTCGGTGTCATGCGCGGCCCCCGTTTGCCGAGACGGCTCCGCCGTCGGTCTCCCAGTCTTCTTCCCGCCACAGCGTCTCCTGTGCGTCATGGGTGGTGTGCTCGCTCGCCATGAGGGCGCTGGCGGTCAGCAGGCCGCCGGGGGTGGCTGCGGCGGACATCAGCCGGGCGGCGGCGGCCGGATCGCTCTCCGGCGGGATCACCAGCAGGTCCCAGCGGCCCGCGGTGTAGGAGAGGAGGATCAGCTTGTTCGGATCCTGCTCCTCGGCGAACCAGCCCACATGCACGGTGTGCCCGGCCACCGGCACCTTGCGCGGCACCACGGGCCAGTAGGTCGGGTTCACCGTGACATGCGTGATCCGGCCCCAGCGCGCGTCCAACACCTTCGTCAGTGCGGGAAGTTCGCGGAAGAGATCGCGAGAGCGGGGCCACCAGGCGCCGTCCAGGAGCCCCGGAGGTGATCCTGCCGGAGTGAAGGAGAGGCGGGCCGGCAGTGAAGGTGCGCGCTCGCTGATGATGATGCGGTCAATGGTCGCGGTCATGGCGCGAACCTGTCCCCGGGACTCGTCGACGGATGTCCCGGTGTTGTTGCTCGCCGAGAACGACGCCGACGTGGGAGCCGGTGTGCGAAGTACTCCCGGTCTCTTCACCCTACTCCGGCCGGTAGTCCGTGAAGGCGCTTTCGCCAGGGACTTTCCTGGCGAAAGCGGATCGGCGCCGTCGCCGCGGGGCGCGTCCGTGCCCTGGCTCGCGGAGTACGGTGAAGTGAGGAGGTCGCCTCGCCGGGCGGACGCACCGCTCTGGAAGGCGGGCGAACGACCATGGCCGAATCCGACGCTTCGCGCGTCCCTCCGGGGGTTCTTCCGGAGGCGGTGCACCAGGCCGTCAGGCCCGGGACGGCCCTCCTGAGGCTGGTGACCTCGCAGACCCGCGAGCAGGTTCTCGACGGCGCGTGGTGGCCGCGTTCCCGCGACATCGGCGCCGAGCTCCCCAGCCTGATCGCCGCGCTGACCGAGCACCTCGGTCCCGTCCTGCGCGTCGGACTGGACACCGACGCCTGGGAGGATCTGCCGACCCGTCTGGTCGTCGACGACCGGGTCGTGCACATCGACTCCTTCCCGGTCGGCGACGACACCATCCTCATCACCCGAGGCGACCAGGACCACTTCTCCCTGCTGGTGGTCCCGCCGCACGCGACGCCCGAAGCGGCCCGCACCGCCATGGCCAGGGCCGTCCAGGCCGGCAACGTCACCCAGGCCGAGCAGATCCTCATCGACACTGGCACCCATCGGGCACCCCCGGTTCCCGCGGAAGAGCCTCGGACGGACCGCGCACCCGGTGAGCGGTGAGCCGTGAGGAAGCCAGCGGGACTTCGGCGACGTCGACGACTTTGACGACAGGGATTCAGATCGCCTCGAAGGTGCGGCTTCGACGGGCACCAATAGGTGACACTACGTCACGTGTCGCATGTGCAGAGTGATGGCGGGGGAGAGGGCCGGGACTCCGGTGCGCTGAGCCCTTCGGCCGTCTTGCCGGGGCTCGACGAGGAGCAGTTGGGGCTGCTGCGCCGGGTGGGGCGTGAATGGGGGCGGGTGTCGACTCCTGAGGCGTGGCACCGGGCGCTGCCCGTGGATTCCGATCTGGGCCGTTTCCCGTCCCCTGCGGAGATCCAGCCTGTCGGGTGGGGGCGTCTGGTCAGCGTCTCGCCTCTCGGCGGGCGACCGCCCGCCCCCGGCGAGGCCGCGGGGGAGCTGCCGCCTGGCCGACTGGGCCGCTTCGGCTACCACGTGCGGCGCGTCGTCCTGGGGGCCGCCCTGAAGAGCACGGCGATCGCGCAGGAGCGGATGCGCAAGCTGGTGGCGCTGCCCGTCCTGTCCGCCGACGCACTCTCCTCGGTCGCCTACGGGCCCGAGGCCATGCTCGCCGTCCTCGTACTCGGCGGCGCGGCGGGACTGGCCTACTCCGTGCCGATCGCCGCCACGATCGCCTTCCTGATGCTGGCGGTGGGGGTGTCGTACCGCCAGACCATCCGCGCGTATCCGCACGGCGGCGGCTCGTACATCGTCGCCAGCGACAATCTGGGCCGCGTGCCCGGACTGATCGCCGCCGCCGGCCTGATGACCGATTACATCCTCACGGTCGCGGTGTCGATCGCCTCCGGGGTGGCGGCGATCACCTCGGCGGTTCCCTCGCTCGCCACCGACGCCGTCCCGATCGGCGTCGGTGTGATCGCCCTGCTGCTCGCCGGGAACCTGCGGGGCATCCGGCAGGCCGGCGCACTGTTCGCCGCGCCGACCTACGCTTTCGTCGTCGCGGTGTTCGCGCTCGTCACCGTGGGCCTCGTCGACGCCGCCGGCCGCGGTTTCCACCCCACTGCGGCTCCGCACCTGAACGCCACGGAGAGCGTCGGC is a genomic window containing:
- a CDS encoding DUF5994 family protein, whose translation is MTATIDRIIISERAPSLPARLSFTPAGSPPGLLDGAWWPRSRDLFRELPALTKVLDARWGRITHVTVNPTYWPVVPRKVPVAGHTVHVGWFAEEQDPNKLILLSYTAGRWDLLVIPPESDPAAAARLMSAAATPGGLLTASALMASEHTTHDAQETLWREEDWETDGGAVSANGGRA
- a CDS encoding YjbQ family protein, whose translation is MAGTFTTRTINITTGSTETLHDLTNACSVFLREVAHGRNGLLNIFTPHATSGLAVIETGAGSDNDLLAALRDLLPADDRWQDRHGSPDRSSAHMLPALVPPHATLPVVDGELELGTSQSVVLVSTDRDTPERHVRLSFLS
- a CDS encoding universal stress protein; its protein translation is MTVIVWIVEGTWPACVDAARTHTPADADMVLLHVTGHEVPDAAHGAYAGLLGRSRPDRDPGTAVEHLAAASAEQLLASAAARLGRPSSRQERSGRVEREVVAAAEGADLLILARDGDRTHLGPRSLAPASRFIVDHAPCPVLLVWPETAPSTATIPPPPHHR
- a CDS encoding DUF5994 family protein — translated: MAESDASRVPPGVLPEAVHQAVRPGTALLRLVTSQTREQVLDGAWWPRSRDIGAELPSLIAALTEHLGPVLRVGLDTDAWEDLPTRLVVDDRVVHIDSFPVGDDTILITRGDQDHFSLLVVPPHATPEAARTAMARAVQAGNVTQAEQILIDTGTHRAPPVPAEEPRTDRAPGER